Proteins encoded in a region of the Ancylobacter sp. SL191 genome:
- a CDS encoding arsenate reductase ArsC, producing MAEAATSPRVFNVLFLCTGNSARSILAESILAKDGAGRFRAFSAGSQPKGAVNPFALEVLRSYDYPTDGLRSKSWAEFAAPDAPVMDFVFTVCDNAAGEACPVWPGHPVTAHWGIEDPAAVDGTDVQKLAAFVTAFRYMKNRVDAFAALPVAMLDKVSLQARLTEIGRLSGATGSRTSAA from the coding sequence ATGGCTGAAGCCGCCACGTCTCCTCGTGTTTTCAATGTCCTGTTTCTGTGCACCGGCAATTCGGCGCGCTCGATCCTGGCCGAGAGCATTCTCGCGAAGGATGGTGCGGGGCGCTTCCGCGCCTTCTCGGCCGGCAGCCAGCCCAAGGGCGCGGTGAACCCCTTCGCCCTTGAGGTGCTGCGCAGCTACGACTATCCGACCGACGGGTTGCGCTCGAAGAGCTGGGCGGAGTTTGCCGCGCCTGACGCCCCGGTGATGGATTTCGTCTTCACGGTCTGTGACAACGCGGCCGGCGAAGCTTGCCCAGTCTGGCCGGGTCATCCGGTCACGGCCCATTGGGGAATCGAAGACCCCGCCGCGGTCGATGGCACCGATGTGCAGAAGCTCGCCGCCTTCGTCACGGCGTTTCGCTACATGAAGAACCGGGTCGATGCGTTCGCGGCGCTGCCGGTGGCCATGCTCGACAAGGTCTCGCTGCAGGCGCGGCTTACCGAGATCGGCCGTCTCTCCGGCGCGACCGGCTCGCGCACGAGCGCAGCATGA
- the rpsU gene encoding 30S ribosomal protein S21 encodes MQVLVRDNNVDQALRVLKKKMQREGVFREMKARRAYEKPSERRNREDAEAVRRARKAARKQAVRDGLIAAPKKKPLNPRAPRPAAPSEAK; translated from the coding sequence TTGCAGGTTCTCGTACGCGACAACAATGTCGACCAAGCCCTGAGAGTTCTCAAAAAGAAGATGCAGCGCGAAGGCGTGTTCCGGGAAATGAAAGCCCGCCGCGCCTATGAGAAGCCGTCCGAGCGCCGCAACCGTGAAGACGCCGAAGCGGTGCGCCGCGCCCGTAAGGCGGCCCGCAAGCAGGCAGTGCGTGACGGCCTGATCGCAGCTCCCAAGAAGAAGCCGCTGAACCCGCGCGCACCGCGCCCGGCTGCCCCCTCCGAGGCAAAATAA
- a CDS encoding ArsR/SmtB family transcription factor produces MEASAEEERAIAAFGALAQETRLRIVRLLVTAGPEGLAAGVIGEAMGGASSSRMSFHLGQLEQAGLVASRREGRSILYSAAFPALADLVDFLMRDCCGGHPQVCQPAVAALSTVTCCEPAKGATHG; encoded by the coding sequence ATGGAAGCCTCGGCCGAGGAGGAGCGGGCCATCGCCGCCTTCGGGGCGCTGGCGCAGGAAACCCGCCTGCGCATCGTGCGTCTCTTGGTGACCGCCGGCCCGGAGGGCCTCGCCGCTGGCGTGATTGGCGAGGCGATGGGCGGGGCATCCTCCTCGCGCATGTCCTTCCATCTCGGGCAGCTTGAACAGGCCGGGCTTGTCGCGTCGCGACGGGAGGGCCGCTCCATCCTCTACAGCGCCGCCTTCCCGGCGCTGGCCGATCTCGTCGACTTCCTCATGCGCGACTGCTGCGGCGGCCATCCGCAAGTGTGCCAGCCGGCGGTCGCTGCCCTCTCCACCGTCACCTGCTGCGAGCCCGCGAAAGGCGCCACCCATGGCTGA
- the arsC gene encoding arsenate reductase (glutaredoxin) (This arsenate reductase requires both glutathione and glutaredoxin to convert arsenate to arsenite, after which the efflux transporter formed by ArsA and ArsB can extrude the arsenite from the cell, providing resistance.), whose product MSGSMDVVIYHNPDCGTSRNALALIRHAGIEPHVVEYLKSPPSRALLEQLLARTGKPVRAALREKGTPFAELRLGDPALSDAALIDAMMAHPILINRPLVVSLLGVKLCRPSETVLDVLPVAPNADIAKDDGTLFLRDEQVAAAEPRLAKALRDAGLPTQDLPASPGRFFSFRTLGGRLVGYGGFEPYGADVLLRSLLVKDSERGQGLGRNMVLLLLSRAFDLGARKAWVLTEGAAGWFETNGFKALPREAAPPAIAATPQAAGLCPASARLLSRSIAL is encoded by the coding sequence ATGAGCGGTTCCATGGATGTCGTCATCTATCACAACCCCGATTGCGGCACCTCGCGCAACGCGCTGGCCCTGATCCGCCATGCCGGCATCGAGCCGCATGTGGTCGAATATCTGAAGTCGCCGCCCTCGCGGGCGCTGCTGGAGCAGTTGCTCGCGCGGACGGGGAAGCCCGTGCGCGCGGCGCTGCGCGAGAAGGGCACCCCCTTCGCCGAACTGCGGCTCGGCGATCCCGCCCTGTCCGACGCCGCGCTCATCGATGCGATGATGGCGCATCCGATCCTGATCAACCGGCCCCTCGTGGTCTCGCTACTTGGCGTCAAGCTGTGCCGCCCGTCCGAGACCGTGCTGGATGTGCTCCCCGTCGCGCCCAACGCTGACATAGCCAAGGATGACGGCACGTTGTTCCTGCGCGACGAGCAGGTGGCCGCGGCGGAGCCGCGGCTTGCCAAGGCCCTGCGCGACGCCGGGCTGCCGACGCAGGATCTGCCCGCCAGCCCCGGCCGCTTCTTCAGCTTCCGCACGCTGGGCGGACGCCTCGTCGGCTATGGCGGCTTCGAGCCGTATGGAGCCGACGTGTTGCTGCGCTCGCTGCTTGTGAAGGACAGCGAGCGCGGGCAGGGCCTCGGTCGCAACATGGTCCTTCTGCTGCTGTCCCGCGCCTTTGATCTCGGCGCCCGCAAGGCCTGGGTGCTCACCGAGGGGGCTGCCGGCTGGTTTGAGACGAATGGTTTCAAGGCGTTGCCGCGTGAGGCCGCGCCGCCCGCTATCGCCGCTACCCCGCAGGCTGCCGGTCTCTGCCCGGCTTCAGCGCGGCTGCTCTCTCGCTCCATCGCGCTCTAG
- a CDS encoding cold-shock protein, with protein MATGTVKWFNGQKGYGFIQPDNGGPDVFVHISAVERAGMSSLNEGQKISFEVLADRRTGKQSAGNLQAA; from the coding sequence ATGGCGACAGGTACTGTGAAGTGGTTCAACGGCCAGAAGGGCTATGGTTTCATCCAGCCGGATAACGGCGGCCCGGATGTGTTCGTTCATATTTCGGCGGTCGAGCGCGCTGGCATGTCCAGCCTGAACGAAGGCCAGAAGATCTCCTTCGAAGTGCTGGCTGATCGCCGCACGGGCAAGCAGTCGGCCGGCAACCTCCAGGCCGCGTGA